The sequence below is a genomic window from Variovorax paradoxus B4.
CAGCACGGCTGCGCCTGCAGACCGCACTCGAGCACGACCTGCGGCGCAACGATGTCCAGGCGGCGCTCGACGCGCTGCGAATGCTCAGCCACCGCACCGAGAAGCTGCTGCAGCTTTCGCGCGCCGAGTCGGGTGCGTCGCTCGCGCGCGCGCGGGTCGACCTGGTGCAGCTGGCAGGGGCCGTGGCACAGGAATTCTGGAACGACCCGCAGATCAGCGAGCGGCTGGCGCTCAAGGTACCCGACGCCGTTGCGCCCGTCGCCTCGGGCGATGTCGACGCGCTGGCGATCGCGCTGCGCAACCTGGTGGAAAACGCCCTGCGCTACGGCGGCAGCGGCCGGGTGGTGATCGAGGTGATGGCGCCCTGCACGCTTGCGGTGCGCGACTTCGGCGCGGGCGTCAGCCCCGAGCAGCTCGCCACGTTGCAGCAGCGCCATGTGCGCCACAGCTCCGATCGCACGGGTTACGGGCTGGGGCTGTCGATCGTGAGCACCATCGTCGAGAAGCACAACGCCAGGCTCGAACTGGCATCGCCGCCGCCAGGCGCTGCCAGCGGCTTCGAGGCGCGCATCGTGCTGCGGCCGGCGTAGCGGCCGGCTCTTTCGTTTACTTCGCCGCGCGTCCTACCCGCTCACCACCGCGCGCAGCCAGTCGGGCAGCGCCAGCGCCTTCTGCTTCGGAAAATCGACCCAGATCGTGGTCGCCCCGCCCGCCGCGCAGATCACGTCGGGCGCCTCGGCGCGCGCCATGGTGGCCCAGCTCTCGAAGGTGGTACGGGCCGGGTCGCTCACGTACATCTTGAGCAGCACATCGCCCGGGTATTCGATCTGGCGGTAGAAATTGCAGAAGGCGTTGACGATCACCATGCCCTCGCCGCCCGGTTCGGGCGCGATGCCGAGCGAACGGATCCAGTCGATGCGCGCGGTTTCCAGGTAGCGGAAGTAGGTGCCGTTGTTGAGGTGGCCCATGGCGTCCATGTCGCCCCAGCGGATGGGGATGGACATTTCGTACACGAGCTTCTTCTTCTCGGGGATTTCGATTCTCATCGGTGGGCCTTGATGGGGAGGATCAGAGCGCGAACCCGTCGTCGGCCGCAATGACCGCGCCGTTCACGAAATGGCTCTGGCCGCTGGCCAGCAGCACGATCAGGCCGTCGAGGTCCTCGGGCTTGCCCACGCGCTTGCGCGGCAGCATGCTCACGAGCTTGGCGCCGCCTTCGGAGGCCCAGTGGTCCTCGTTGAGCTCGGTCGTGATGTAGCCGGGGCACAGCGCATTCACGTTGATGCCGAAGCGACCCCATTCGAGCGCCATGGCCTTGGTCATCTGCACCACCGCGGCCTTGCTCATGCAGTAGGTGCCGATCTGCGGCAGCACCTTGAGCGCCGCCACCGAGGCGATGTTGATGATGCGCCCGCCGATGTAGGTGCCCGGCGCCGAACCATCGGCGCGCGCCAGCATGCGCTCGCCCACTTCCTGCGCGACGAAGAAGGAGCCCCTCACGTTGGTGTCGAAGATGTAGTCGTAGTCGTCGGGCGTGACGTCCGAAAGGCGCTGGGTGGTGCTCACGCCCGAGTTGTTGACCAGGATGTCGATGGGGCCCACCTCGGTTTCGGCGCGCGCCACGGCGGCCTTGATGCTGCCGATGTCGGTGACGTCGAGCTCGACGGCATGCGCGTCGCCGCCCTCGCCCTCGATGCGCGCGCGCAGCTCCTTCAATTTCTCGAGCCGGCGGCTCGCGAGCACCACTGCGGCACCGGCGCGCGCCAATGTCTTGGCAAACTGCGCGCCCAAGCCGCTGGAAGCCCCGGTGATGAAGGCCACGCGGCCCGAAAGGTCGATGCTGTAAGCCATGGAGGAGGGTCCTGTTGAGTCGCCGAAGTGACGCCCGGCACTCCACATAAAATGTTTGGTGCCCTCGAAGCGCCCGAGCCTCAAATCATTATCGACGAGACCCACATGACCCACGACGAAATCCTCGCCCAGTTCGGCCCCCGCGAATCCATGGAATACGACGTGGTGGTCGTCGGCGGCGGCCCGGCCGGCCTCTCCACCGCCATCCGGCTCAAGCAGCTCGCCGCCCACCACGAAAAGGAAATCTCGGTCGTGGTGCTCGAGAAGGGCTCCGAGCCCGGCGCGCACATCCTCTCGGGCGCCATCATGGACCCGCGCGCCCTCAACGAGCTACTGCCCGACTGGAAGGAACAGGGCGCCCCGCTGAACCAGCCCGTCACCGACGACGCCATGGTGTTCCTCGGCGAGAAATCGGGCCTCCGCACGCCCAATGCCTTCCTGCCGGCCTGCTTCCAGAACCACGGCAACTACATCATCAGCCTCGGCGCCTTCACCAAGTGGCTCGCGCAGCAGGCCGAGAACCTGGGCGTGGAGATCTTCCCGGGCTTCCCGGCCGCCGAAGTGCTCTACAACGAGAACGGCTCGGTGCGCGGCGTGGCCACCGGCAACATGGGCGTGGGCAAGGACGGCGAACCCACCGAGAACTTCCAGCTCGGCATGGAGCTGCTGGGCAAGTACACGGTGTTTGCCGAAGGTGCGCGCGGCCACCTCGGCCGCCAGCTGATCGCCAGATTCAAGCTCGACGAAGGCAAGGATCCGCAGACTTACGGCCTCGGCGTGAAGGAAGTGTGGGAAATCGACCCCAAGCGCCACCAGCCCGGCTTCGTGCTGCACACCGCCGGCTGGCCGATGAAGAGCGACACCTACGGCGGCGCCTTCCTCTATCACATGGAGGACAACAAGATCTCCATGGGCTTCATCACCGGCCTGGACTACAGCAACCCCTACCTCAGCCCATTCGAGGAAATGCAGCGCTGGAAGCTGCATCCCAACATCCGGTGGTACCTCGAAGGCGACGAGGCACAGGGCATCAAGCCCGCCAAGCGCATCGGCTACGGCGCGCGCGCCATCACGGCCGGCGGCCTGATGTCGCTGCCCAAGACGGTGTTTCCGGGCGGAGCACTGGTCGGCTGTGAGGCGGGCTACCTCAACGTGAGCCGCATCAAGGGCAGCCATGCCGCCATCAAGACCGGCATGCTGGCCGCCGAAGCCGCGTACGACGCGGTGCAGGCCGGCCGCCAGCACGACGAACTCACGGCCTACCCGGCTGCGTTCGAGAAGAGCTGGCTCTACACCGAGCTGAACAAGGCGCGCAACTTCAAGGCCTGGTTCAAGAAGGGGCTGGGCATTGCCACCTTCATGAACGGCATCGAGCAGTGGCTGTTCAAGGGCCACATTCCATGGACCCTGCACCGCCACAAGCCCGACCACCTGTACCTCAAGCCCGCGGCAGAGTGCAAGCCCATCGCCTATCCGAAGCCGGACGGCAAGCTCACCTTCGACCGCCTCTCGAGCGTGTTCATCAGCAACACCAACCACGAGGAACAGCAGCCGGCGCACCTGACGCTCAAGGATGCGTCGGTGCCCGTGAACATCAACCTGTCGAAGTTCGCGGGCCCCGAAAGCCGCTACTGCCCAGCCGGCGTGTACGAGTTCGTGCCCGACGAAGCCAAGGCCGGCAAGGAGCGCTTGCAGATCAACGCGCAGAACTGCGTGCACTGCAAGACTTGCGACATCAAGGACCCGACGCAGAACATCGTGTGGGTCACGCCCGAAGGGGGCGGCGGACCGAACTACGTGGGGATGTAGTTCTCTCTCTTGGGTTGCTATTTCCGGTGCTCTTGTTCGGGGCGCGTGCACAGGACACCGGGTACTCCCCCCCGCGAATGTCCCCCGTCGGCGGGAGCGCACCCCCGCCGACAGTACACAGCTCAGCGCCCGGCTTCGCCCCACCCTCCCCCACCAGGCGTCTCGATCACGAACACGTCGCCCGGCTGCATCTGCACCTGCCCGATGTGATCCAGTTCCAGGGCCGTGCCGTCGGCCCGCTCGACGCGGTTGATGCCCACCGCGCCGGCCTCGCCGCCCGCACCGCCGAACGCGCCGTGGTGGCGGCCGTTGCTGAGGATCGAGGCCGTCATCGGCGCCAGGAAGCGCACGCGCCGCACGCCGCCGTCGCCGCCGCGCCAGCGCCCGGCTCCACCCGAGCCCGCGCGCAGGCTGTAGCTTTCAAGGCGCACCGGGTAGCGGAATTCGAGCACCTCGGGGTCGGTCAGGCGCGAGTTGGTCATGTGGGTCTGCACCACGCTCGTGCCATCGAAGCCCTGGCCCGCGCCCGAGCCGCCCGAGATGGTCTCGTAGTACTGGTGCTCGCCGTCGCCGAAGGTGAAGTTGTTCATGGTGCACTGGCTCGCGGCCATCACGCCGAGCGCGCCATAGAGCGCATTGGTCACGCAGCTCGAGGTTTCGACGTTGCCCGCCACCACCGCGGCCGGCGGCAGCGGATTGAGCATGCAGCCGTCCGGCACTATCACCTCGATGGGTTTCAGGCAGCCCGCGTTGAGCGGAATGTCGTCGTCCACCAGCGTGCGGAACACATACAGCACGGCGGCCATGGTGATGGCCCGCGGCGCGTTGAAGTTGTTGGGCAGCTGCGCGCTGGTGCCGGTGAAGTCGACCGTGGCCGAGCGGCGCACGGCATCTACATTGACCCGCACGCGGATCTGCGCACCGTTGTCCAGCGGCAGCGTGAACTCGCCGTTCTTCAGCGCCGTGATGACGCGGCGCACCGACTCCTCGGCGTTGTCCTGCACGTGGCCCATGTAGGCGGCCACGGTCTCGCGGCCGAACTGCGCGACCATGGCCTGCAGCTCCTGCACGCCCTTCTCGTTGGCGGCGATCTGCGCGCGCAGGTCGGCCAGGTTCTGCTCGATGTTGCGCGACGGATGCGCACCGCTGCCCAGCAGCGCGCGCAGCTCGGCTTCGCGCAGGCGCCCGCCCTCCACCAGCTTGAAGTTGTCGATCAGCACGCCCTCGTCGCCGATGGTGGCCGAGAACGGCGGCATCGAGCCCGGCGTGATGCCGCCCACGTCGGCGTGGTGGCCGCGCGAAGCCACGTAGAACGAAGGCCGCGCATCGCCCTGTGCCAGGTACACCGGCGTGACCACCGTGATGTCGGGCAGGTGCGTGCCGCCATGGTAGGGATCGTTCAGCACGAAGACGTCGCCGGCCTTCATGCCGGGGTTGCCGTCGATCACGGTCTTGATCGACTCGCTCATCGAGCCCAGGTGCACCGGCATATGCGGCGCGTTGGCGATCAGGTTGCCCTCGACGTCGAACAGCGCGCAGGAGAAGTCGAGCCGCTCCTTGATGTTCACCGAGTAGGCCGTGTTCTGCAGCCGCAGGCCCATCTGCTCGGCGATGTTCATGAAGAGGTTGTTGAACACCTCGAGCATCACCGGGTCGGCGCTGGTGCCCATGGCCTGCGTGACGACGCGCGGGCGCACGCGGTGCAGCTCGATGCCGGCCGCGGTGGCGCGCGCCTGCCAGCCGGGCTCGATCACCGTGGTGGCGTTGCGGCCCGCGAGGATGGCGGGGCCGTCGATGAACGCGCCGGGTTTGAGCGCCACCTCGTCGAACAGCGCGGCGTCGCGCCAGCCCGCGGCTTCTTCGTCGGCCTCGCAGTACATGCGGACGGCTGCCAGCGGCTCGGGTGCATGAGGAGCGGTATCGGCCTGCGCAGCCGGCGGTGCCGCGCGCTCGCCGGCCCCCACGGCTTCGACCGTCACGGCCTCGATCACGAGCGCCCGCTCGGCCATCAGGAAGGCGAAGCGGCGGCGATAGCCGGCTTCGAACTCTTCGCGCATCGCGGCGATCGCTTCGTCGGCCGAACCCGCCATGGGCAGCGC
It includes:
- a CDS encoding SDR family oxidoreductase, which gives rise to MAYSIDLSGRVAFITGASSGLGAQFAKTLARAGAAVVLASRRLEKLKELRARIEGEGGDAHAVELDVTDIGSIKAAVARAETEVGPIDILVNNSGVSTTQRLSDVTPDDYDYIFDTNVRGSFFVAQEVGERMLARADGSAPGTYIGGRIINIASVAALKVLPQIGTYCMSKAAVVQMTKAMALEWGRFGINVNALCPGYITTELNEDHWASEGGAKLVSMLPRKRVGKPEDLDGLIVLLASGQSHFVNGAVIAADDGFAL
- a CDS encoding hydantoinase B/oxoprolinase family protein — translated: MTTHSLLPSRWQFWIDRGGTFTDLVGRDPEGGLHTLKLLSENPEQYKDAAVEGIRRLLKLAPGESVTPERVECVKMGTTVATNALLERKGEPTVLVTTAGFRDALRIATQARPRLFDRRIVLPELLYQRVIEAGERMDAQGGVVQPLDERALTTALQEAFDAGLRACAIVFMHGWRFAAHELAAERIARAIGFTQVSVSHKTSPLMKLVPRGDTTVVDAYLSPILRRYVEQVSRQMPGVPLFFMQSSGGLTQADRFQGKDAILSGPAGGIVGMVRTALDAGHARVIGFDMGGTSTDVSHYAGEFERSFETQVAGVRMRAPMMSIHTVAAGGGSVVAFDGARLRVGPESAGANPGPASYRRGGPLTTTDANVLLGKIQPSHFPSVFGPNADEPLDLAAARRGFDAMARRMSEATGRTVSAEEVASGALRIAVASMANAIKRISVARGYDVTQYTLQCFGGAGGQHACLVADALGMRSVYLHPLAGVLSAFGMGLADQLAMRELALERRLDAQGLAAARDTAGSLAAQAKGELREQGVADAAIATVHRVQLRYEGTDTALACALPMAGSADEAIAAMREEFEAGYRRRFAFLMAERALVIEAVTVEAVGAGERAAPPAAQADTAPHAPEPLAAVRMYCEADEEAAGWRDAALFDEVALKPGAFIDGPAILAGRNATTVIEPGWQARATAAGIELHRVRPRVVTQAMGTSADPVMLEVFNNLFMNIAEQMGLRLQNTAYSVNIKERLDFSCALFDVEGNLIANAPHMPVHLGSMSESIKTVIDGNPGMKAGDVFVLNDPYHGGTHLPDITVVTPVYLAQGDARPSFYVASRGHHADVGGITPGSMPPFSATIGDEGVLIDNFKLVEGGRLREAELRALLGSGAHPSRNIEQNLADLRAQIAANEKGVQELQAMVAQFGRETVAAYMGHVQDNAEESVRRVITALKNGEFTLPLDNGAQIRVRVNVDAVRRSATVDFTGTSAQLPNNFNAPRAITMAAVLYVFRTLVDDDIPLNAGCLKPIEVIVPDGCMLNPLPPAAVVAGNVETSSCVTNALYGALGVMAASQCTMNNFTFGDGEHQYYETISGGSGAGQGFDGTSVVQTHMTNSRLTDPEVLEFRYPVRLESYSLRAGSGGAGRWRGGDGGVRRVRFLAPMTASILSNGRHHGAFGGAGGEAGAVGINRVERADGTALELDHIGQVQMQPGDVFVIETPGGGGWGEAGR
- a CDS encoding electron transfer flavoprotein-ubiquinone oxidoreductase, producing the protein MTHDEILAQFGPRESMEYDVVVVGGGPAGLSTAIRLKQLAAHHEKEISVVVLEKGSEPGAHILSGAIMDPRALNELLPDWKEQGAPLNQPVTDDAMVFLGEKSGLRTPNAFLPACFQNHGNYIISLGAFTKWLAQQAENLGVEIFPGFPAAEVLYNENGSVRGVATGNMGVGKDGEPTENFQLGMELLGKYTVFAEGARGHLGRQLIARFKLDEGKDPQTYGLGVKEVWEIDPKRHQPGFVLHTAGWPMKSDTYGGAFLYHMEDNKISMGFITGLDYSNPYLSPFEEMQRWKLHPNIRWYLEGDEAQGIKPAKRIGYGARAITAGGLMSLPKTVFPGGALVGCEAGYLNVSRIKGSHAAIKTGMLAAEAAYDAVQAGRQHDELTAYPAAFEKSWLYTELNKARNFKAWFKKGLGIATFMNGIEQWLFKGHIPWTLHRHKPDHLYLKPAAECKPIAYPKPDGKLTFDRLSSVFISNTNHEEQQPAHLTLKDASVPVNINLSKFAGPESRYCPAGVYEFVPDEAKAGKERLQINAQNCVHCKTCDIKDPTQNIVWVTPEGGGGPNYVGM
- a CDS encoding acyl-CoA thioesterase yields the protein MRIEIPEKKKLVYEMSIPIRWGDMDAMGHLNNGTYFRYLETARIDWIRSLGIAPEPGGEGMVIVNAFCNFYRQIEYPGDVLLKMYVSDPARTTFESWATMARAEAPDVICAAGGATTIWVDFPKQKALALPDWLRAVVSG